A window of the Hippoglossus stenolepis isolate QCI-W04-F060 chromosome 8, HSTE1.2, whole genome shotgun sequence genome harbors these coding sequences:
- the LOC118113877 gene encoding potassium voltage-gated channel subfamily E member 2: MSNLNVTELQSLLLSFLQHCLNRTSVLSPPIPQNHTSQQAVHYATGARAHAQSQGIVYIILVVGLFSFFTFGIMLSFIRSKKLESSQDPYHQYIARDWTKVTTPSRAVAQALHREAAGNGASSKEPVVICNPATLDQLSD, translated from the coding sequence ATGTCTAACCTCAACGTCACTGAGCTGCAGTCGCTCCTGCTGTCCTTCCTGCAGCACTGCCTGAACAGAACAAGTGTGCTGTCTCCACCGATACCTCAGAACCACACCTCCCAGCAGGCTGTGCACTACGCGACTGGAGCCAGGGCCCACGCTCAGTCTCAGGGAATCGTGTACATCATTCTGGTGGTTGGCTTGTTCAGCTTCTTCACGTTCGGCATCATGCTCAGCTTCATTCGCTCCAAGAAGCTAGAGAGCTCTCAAGACCCGTACCACCAGTACATCGCCCGCGACTGGACCAAGGTCACGACTCCCTCCAGGGCCGTCGCTCAGGCTCTGCAcagggaggctgcaggaaacGGGGCCAGCAGCAAGGAGCCAGTCGTCATCTGCAACCCTGCAACACTGGATCAGCTGTCGGACTAG
- the dnajc28 gene encoding dnaJ homolog subfamily C member 28, translating to MSCTFLLLVSRSDTYHGRVLLVLSRRSLLLRALSSGPQISRSLRESYRLLQLPDEGQSSPAQVKEAYLHLAKLYHPDSGATTADSALFARVEEAYRAVLAHQSKTKPAGWGQEVEEEDKSRGAALPHRHYLSYDGMGSGTPSQRERQYQQIRVDRASEEILNYRQREHERAAAAEGALVERDLRQRSRKIKITQAVERLVEDLIQESMARGDFTNLSGAGKPLNKFEHNPYADPMTHNLNRILIENGYQPSWVVMQRDIRETTAHFRKRLLEGRARLGEPMTPIEHSQWDQLCASVEEQLVKLNKMVDDYNLIVPMLNMQMVHFSMSREMERAVKGAHQHRLEQQREREKERERRKDEKKRANAVIKHKNTKRGLLSWMLNLFR from the coding sequence ATGAGTTGCACTTTCCTCCTCCTGGTTTCCCGCAGCGACACCTATCATGGCCGTGTCCTGCTCGTCTTGTCTCGACGGTCCCTGTTGCTCAGAGCACTCAGCTCTGGCCCCCAGATCAGCCGCAGCCTGCGAGAGAGCTAcaggctcctgcagctgcctgaTGAGGGGCAGAGCAGTCCTGCGCAGGTGAAAGAGGCCTACCTGCATCTGGCCAAACTGTACCACCCAGACTCTGGGGCTACGACCGCAGATTCAGCACTGTTTGCCCGTGTGGAGGAGGCCTACCGCGCTGTGCTGGCACATCAGAGTAAGACCAAACCAGCTGGCTGGGGGCaggaagtggaagaggaggacaagtCCAGAGGTGCAGCACTCCCACACAGACACTACCTCAGCTATGACGGTATGGGCTCAGGCACGCCCAGCCAGCGTGAGCGTCAGTACCAGCAGATTCGTGTCGACCGGGCGTCTGAGGAGATTTTGAACTACCGGCAGAGGGAGCATGAGagggcagctgctgcagagggagcTCTTGTGGAACGGGATTTGCGTCAGCGCAGCAGGAAGATCAAGATCACCCAGGCTGTGGAGCGGCTCGTGGAGGACCTGATCCAGGAGTCCATGGCCCGCGGGGACTTCACGAACCTGAGTGGAGCTGGAAAGCCCCTCAACAAGTTTGAGCACAATCCGTACGCTGATCCTATGACCCACAATCTCAACCGCATCCTCATAGAAAATGGTTACCAGCCATCCTGGGTCGTGATGCAACGCGACATCCGAGAGACGACTGCTCATTTCCGAAAGCGGTTATTGGAGGGGAGGGCCAGGCTTGGTGAGCCCATGACCCCCATAGAGCACAGCCAGTGGGATCAGCTGTGTGCATCTGTAGAGGAGCAGTTGGTGAAACTAAACAAGATGGTGGACGATTACAACCTGATTGTACCGATGCTCAACATGCAAATGGTTCACTTCAGCATGTCCAGAGAGATGGAGCGTGCTGTGAAAGGAGCCCACCAACACAgactggagcagcagagagagagagagaaagaacgagAGCGGAGAAAGGACGAGAAAAAACGAGCCAACGCAgtaattaaacataaaaacaccaaaCGAGGCCTTTTGTCTTGGATGCTGAATTTATTccgatga
- the pycard gene encoding apoptosis-associated speck-like protein containing a CARD isoform X2 translates to MAPKSAKKLLADTLEDLSEQNLVKFRHQLLDRREEPRVRRSRVEGKNFLDLTDVLVSTFTERAAVSVAAEILREIDCNQEAERLVEEFAKLSSNSGSSDEKHFVDKHKLQLISRVSCIEPILDELLEKDVIQQEAYAKIRALLTSQEKMRELFSTSLRASETCRDIFYEILKKNEPYLVEDLQGK, encoded by the exons ATGGCGCCTAAAAGCGCGAAGAAGCTTTTAGCGGACACGCTGGAGGATCTGTCCGAGCAGAACCTGGTGAAGTTCCGCCACCAGCTCTTGGACCGCCGGGAGGAGCCTCGGGTCAGACGCAGCCGAGTGGAGGGGAAGAACTTCCTGGATCTCACCGACGTCCTGGTCTCCACCTTCACCGAGAGAGCAGCAGTGTCCGTGGCTGCGGAGATTCTCCGAGAGATCGACTGCAACCAAGAAGCAGAAAGACTCG TTGAGGAGTTCGCTAAACTATCCTCAAACTCTGGATCCAGTGACG AAAAGCACTTTGTGGACAAACATAAACTTCAGCTGATCAGCAGAGTGAGCTGCATTGAACCAATTCTGGATGAGCTATTGGAGAAAGATGTCATCCAGCAAGAAGCTTATGCTAAAATCCGGGCTCTGTTGACTTCTCAGGAGAAGATGAGGGAGCTCTTCTCTACATCCCTGAGAGCCAGTGAAACCTGCAGAGACATCTTCTACGAAATCCTGAAGAAAAATGAACCGTATCTCGTAGAGGACCTGCagggaaaatag
- the pycard gene encoding apoptosis-associated speck-like protein containing a CARD isoform X1, with protein MAPKSAKKLLADTLEDLSEQNLVKFRHQLLDRREEPRVRRSRVEGKNFLDLTDVLVSTFTERAAVSVAAEILREIDCNQEAERLVEEFAKLSSNSGSSDAAKASSGATAGNGKAEGGCSEKHFVDKHKLQLISRVSCIEPILDELLEKDVIQQEAYAKIRALLTSQEKMRELFSTSLRASETCRDIFYEILKKNEPYLVEDLQGK; from the exons ATGGCGCCTAAAAGCGCGAAGAAGCTTTTAGCGGACACGCTGGAGGATCTGTCCGAGCAGAACCTGGTGAAGTTCCGCCACCAGCTCTTGGACCGCCGGGAGGAGCCTCGGGTCAGACGCAGCCGAGTGGAGGGGAAGAACTTCCTGGATCTCACCGACGTCCTGGTCTCCACCTTCACCGAGAGAGCAGCAGTGTCCGTGGCTGCGGAGATTCTCCGAGAGATCGACTGCAACCAAGAAGCAGAAAGACTCG TTGAGGAGTTCGCTAAACTATCCTCAAACTCTGGATCCAGTGACG CTGCAAAAGCCTCAAGTGGAGCAACAGCTGGAAACGGAAAAGCAGAGGGGGGATGCTCAG AAAAGCACTTTGTGGACAAACATAAACTTCAGCTGATCAGCAGAGTGAGCTGCATTGAACCAATTCTGGATGAGCTATTGGAGAAAGATGTCATCCAGCAAGAAGCTTATGCTAAAATCCGGGCTCTGTTGACTTCTCAGGAGAAGATGAGGGAGCTCTTCTCTACATCCCTGAGAGCCAGTGAAACCTGCAGAGACATCTTCTACGAAATCCTGAAGAAAAATGAACCGTATCTCGTAGAGGACCTGCagggaaaatag
- the LOC124852281 gene encoding uncharacterized protein LOC124852281, translating to MSRTISTRLLQALESLSGNDLERFCFQLRDRREEPKIRRREVEDKSPVKIADLLVSKFTVLGALRVVLETLRLIDCNQEAQTLESKTKACVDKGDPIFRKTSNGKLDTKPSQEAENYAAGQSALKAAQQGGAPVKMKKPEEVEADAKAHVLSEGGDPGNDRLLLSRYVMQFGKYKGQNFKWLLENDVRYAAKLLAHHQREREHSVSQSPMTAQKVSLTKYAIPYPEVLGEVRFHRGVDRAQERSLQPGKKGVALVGFGRHETETLKDLYESKDKDRISYVHFLRGMKSTCDPGTKMDAAIRYILQRDRGRAAAATATRNRRSNIDQYASSSRPKVNRT from the exons ATGTCGCGCACAATAAGCACACGTCTCTTACAGGCGCTGGAGAGTCTGAGCGGTAACGACCTGGAGAGGTTTTGTTTCCAACTGAGGGACCGCAGGGAAGAGCCGAAGATCAGGcgcagagaggtggaggataaAAGTCCTGTGAAGATCGCAGACCTCCTGGTTTCTAAGTTCACGGTACTGGGAGCTCTGAGAGTGGTTTTGGAGACACTGAGGCTGATCGACTGTAACCAGGAGGCTCAGACACTGG AATCAAAGACCAAAGCTTGTGTGGAC aaAGGTGATCCCATTTTTCGCAAGACCTCTAACGGGAAGTTGGACACAAAGCCCTCACAGGAGGCTGAGAACTATGCAGCCGGGCAGTCTGCTTTAAAAGCTGCTCAACAAGGAGGTGCTCCTGTGAAGATGAAGAAgccagaggaggtggaggctgaCGCCAAGGCTCACGTTCTCTCTGAGGGCGGAGACCCTGGAAACGACAGGCTCCTTCTGAGCAGATATGTGATGCAGTTTGGCAAGTACAAAGGTCAAAACTTCAAATGGCTGTTGGAGAATGATGTGCGCTACGCTGCCAAATTGCTGGCTCACCACCAGAGGGAGCGAGAGCACTCAGTGAGCCAGAGTCCAATGACGGCCCAAAAG GTTTCCTTGACTAAATATGCGATTCCTTACCCTGAGGTTTTGGGAGAAGTCAGATTTCATCGTGGGGTTGATAGAGCCCAAGAGAGATCCCTCCAGCCAGGCAAAAAGGGAGTGGCCCTCGTTGGTTTTGGTCGTCACGAAACGGAGACGCTGAAGGATCTGTATGAGTCGAAGGACAAGGACAGAATCAG CTATGTCCACTTCCTCCGAGGAATGAAGTCAACCTGTGATCCTGGGACCAAGATGGACGCAGCCATCAGATACATTTTACAGCGTGACCGGGGGCGGGCTGCAGCCGCCACTGCAACCAGGAACAGACGGAGTAACATAGACCAGTATGCCAGTTCCTCAAG GCCCAAGGTGAACAGGACCTGA